The Rahnella aquatilis CIP 78.65 = ATCC 33071 genomic sequence GAGATTAAACTGGAGATCGAACCGGGGCGTTTCCTGGTGGCGGAATCCGGCGTGCTGGTGGCACAAATCCGTGCGGTAAAAAACATGGGCAGCCGTCACTTTGTGTTGTGTGACGCGGGCTTTAACGACCTGATGCGTCCGGCGATGTACGGCAGCTATCATCATATTTCACTGTTACCGGCCGATGGTCGCGATGTGAGCGGGCAACCGCTGACTGATGCCGTGATCGCCGGTCCGCTGTGTGAATCCGGTGACGTGTTCACCCAGCAGGCAGGCGGCGGAGTGGAAACCTTCCCGCTGCCGCCGGTCAATATCGGTGATTATCTGGTGTTCCACGACACCGGTGCTTACGGCGCATCGATGTCATCCAACTACAACACCCGTCCTTTGCTGCCGGAAGTGTTGTTTGAGAATGGCGTGCCACGACTGATTCGTCGCAGGCAGACGGTGGAAGAGTTAATTGCTTTAGAACTGTAATCTTTGCTCCTGAATATCAGCGACGGTCTGCTTTGCTCCTCCCCCTGCGAAGGGGGAGATTGGGAGGGGGTTTAGCAAACAACCCAGTTGTCATTAATACCCCACCCCAGCCCTCCCCTTCGCAGGGGAGGGAGCCGATCGAGTTGCCTTTACTTCTTCGCAAAGCAGGGAGCTTACTTATCAAACATCTCTTTTCTCAGTAACACGATCTCTTCTGCCAGATCACGGCACAGCATGGCGGTCATCAGATGATCCTGCGAGTGCACCATGATCAGATTCACCGGAATTTTGCCCACGCCTTCATCCAGGCCAATCAGTTGTGTCTGTACTTTGTGCGCAACACGCGCCGCGTCGTCAGAGGCTTTCAGCATCGCATCGGCCTGCGCCCACTCTTTTTTACGCGCGTGCTGAATCGCCATCATGGCGTTAGAGCGTGCTTCTCCGGCGTTGATCAATAACTCCATCACCGTTTGTTCCAGATCGAATTCCATCGAAAACTCCAAATTGGTATACCAGAAAAGTGTGAATTCATCATATTGGAATTCCAATATTCACATGTGAGAACGCTGTCACAGAAATTAATTCGTATTCCGCTATTTTTTGGCATGCCACATTGCGTAATTATTCCCGCAATATGGCCGACAGGATGATTTACAGAACCGGAATCTGACCCTGCTTCGTGCGACACCTTTATTCCTCATTCAATATAAAAGGTGAAGACGAAACCAACACCTGTGCAGTATAGAAAAAAGAAAATGAGGTGCTGTCATGTCACTGAAAGACCGCTTTATCGATTCTCTGGGGGGATTCGCCAATACCTTTAATAGCTTCAGATATATCATGGCTATTAAGGCGTCTTTTATCACGTTAATGCCCGTCATTATTGTGGGGGCATTCTCAGTTTTAATTTCAAATATGGTGATGGATCCGAAAAACGGATTAGCCCACTTTGAAATGTTCTCCTGGCTGGCCATGCTCAAACCGATCATGAGCAGTATTAACTACGCCACGCTCAGTTTTCTGACCATCGGTGCGGTGTTTTTAATTGGTATCGAACTCGGGAAAATTAACGGCTCACGCTCGTTATTTCCCGGCCTGCTGGCGGTGATTTGTTTTATTGCCGTCACGCCGACTACCGTCGATATGATGGTCAACGGCCAGATGCAGGAAGTGAAAGATGTGCTGGCAAAACAGTTCTCCGATACGAAAAGTCTGTTCCTCGGCATGTTTATTGCCATTCTGTCGGTCGAGATTTATTCCCGTCTGGAACGGGTTAACGGCCTGCGCATAAAAATGCCGGAGAGCGTACCGCCCAATGTGTCGGCCTCATTTTCGGCACTGATCCCCGCCATTATTACCGTGGTTCTCGTCGCCACCTTCGGCTTTGTATTCCACCGCGTCACCGGCATGTATCTGTATGACGCGGTGTATCAGGTGATCCAGCGTCCGCTGGAATCGGTGATGCAGAGCCTGCCGGGTATTCTGTTGCTGATGTTTGTCGCACAGCTGTTCTGGGTGATTGGTATTCACGGCAACCAGATGATTAAACCGATCCGCGAACCGCTGTTGCTCGGTGCAATCATGGTTAACATGACTGCGTTTGAGCAGGGCCACGAAGTGCCGAATATCATCACCATGCCGTTCTGGGATGTGTATATGAGCATCGGCGGTTCCGGCTGCACTATCGGTTTGCTGCTGGCGGTAATGATCGCTACCCGCCGTAAAGAGATGCGCGAAATCGCCAAACTGTCCCTCGGGCCGAGCTTCTTCAACATCAATGAACCGGTGATTTTCGGTATGCCGATTATGCTCAACCCGATCCTGGCAATTCCGTTCATCATCACGCCGCTGATTACCGGCACCATCGGCTACTTTGCCACCAGCCTCGGATTCGCCGGACGTGCGGTGGTGATGGTGCCGTGGACCACGCCGCCGATCATCAACGCCTGGTTGTCGACAGCCGGTTCCATGGGCGCGGTGGTTACCCAAATTGGCTGCATCGCGGTGGCGGTGCTGATTTATCTGCCGTTCGTGAAAGTGGCCGCGCGCCGTGCCGATCAGGCGCAGCTGGAAGCCATGCAGCAGAGCCAGAAACAGGCTGCCACGGCGTAAAACCATCCGGAAAAAGAGGGACGTTATGAGCAAGGTTTCAATCGCCATTCCAGACGGATTTATTCTCGGTGCCGCCGCCTCTGCGTGGCAGACCGAAGGCTGGAGCGGCAAAAAAGACGGGCAGGATTCGTATCTGGATCTCTGGTACAAAAATAACCGCCACGTCTGGCACAACGGTTACGGCCCGGCGAAAGCCACCGATTTCATCAACCGCTATCAGGAAGATGTTGCGCTGATGAAAGCCAGCGGGCTGAGCCATTACCGCACGTCCGTCAACTGGTCACGCTTTCTGACAGATTATGAACTGGGCATAGTCGATGAAGAGTACGCCGCGTATATCGACGACCTGCTCGATGAGATGAAGCGCAATGGCATCGAGCCGATGCTGTGCCTGGAGCATTACGAATTACCGGCGTTTCTGATGGAAAAATACGATGGCTGGAGCTCGAAAAAAGTCGTCGATCTGTTCGTGCTGTACGCGGAAAAAGTCTTTGAACGCTTTGCCGGAAAAGTCAGCCGCTGGTTTACCTTCAACGAACCGGTTGTGGTGCAGACCCGCGTCTACCTGGACGCCATCCGCTGGCCGTTCGAGCAAAACACTGCGAAATGGATGCAATGGAATCACCACAAAGTGCTGGCGACCGCCAGAGTCGTCGAGCTGTTTTATCGCAAAGGGTATAACGCCTCGGGCACTGTCGGTGTGATTTTAAATCCGGAAGTGACCTACGCCCGCTCAACGGCAGCGCATGATCAGCGGGCGGCGTATTTATACGATTTATTCTATAACCGCGTATTTTTGGATCCGATGATTAACGGGGAATATCCTCAGGAACTGTTGGAATTACTGGAAAAGCACGGTGTACATTTCGATTATACAGAAGCGGAACTGGCGGTTATCCGTCATAACACCGTGGATGAAGTGGGGATTAATCTTTATTATCCGCACCGGGTGAAAGCACCGTCCCGCGAATGGAATAAAGGCACACCATTCCATCCGGCGTATTACTACGAACATTTCGAATTGCCCGGACGCCGGATGAATAAATCGCGAGGCTGGGAAATCTATCCGAAAATTATTTATGACATGGCGATGCGCATTAAAGCGGAATACGGAAATATTTCGTGGTTTGTGGCTGAAAACGGCATGGGTATCGAAAATGAAGGTCAGTTTCGCGATGCCGTCAGCGGGGAAATTCAGGACAACTATCGCATTGAATTTATTGCCGAGCATCTTTACTGGACATTAAAAGCGCGGGAAGACGGCGCCAATTGTCAGGGATATATGCTCTGGGCCTTTACCGATAATGTCTCGCCAATGAACGCCTTTAAAAACCGTTACGGGCTGATCGAGATTGATCTTGAGAACAATCGCGATCGCCGTCAGAAGAAATCATCTCACTGGTTTAAATCGCTCAGTGAAAGTGGTGTGTTGTCTTTAACGCTCGATGACCAGGAAAAATAACCTAAGGAAACACTATGAAACGAATCGTTTTAGCCTGTTCGGCAGGGATGTCCACGTCGCTGGTGGTCACCAAAATGGAAAAAGAAGCCGCTGCCCGTGGCATGGAATTTCAGATTTACGCGATCCCTGAAAACAATCTGCGCGATGAACTTGAAGCCTATGGCCGCGATATTGTCGTCGTGCTGCTCGGCCCGCAGGTACGTTTTAAACTGGCGGAGAATAAAAAGCTGACTGATGAGCACGGCATTCCGATTGCGGTGATCGACATGGTGGCTTACGGCACGTTAAACGGTGCAAAAGTGCTGGATCAGGCGTTATCTCTGATACAGTAACATCCGGTCTTTTTTGTTTTTTGCATCAGGGTGATTGTGTGGAAAAAGGTGTGGTTTCGCAGGACAGAAAGCAGTATCAGGAAATCGGGCATGACCTGCGTGAGCAAATCAAGCAAGGGCATTTCGCTGTGGGATCCCGCCTGCCGCCCGAACGTAATATGGCGGAAAACTACGGCGTCAGCCGGACGATTGTGCGCGAAGCCTTACTGATGCTGGAACTGGAGGGCACGGTGGATATCCGTCAGGGTTCCGGCGTGTACGTGATCCGCATTCCTTCACAGGAAGAAGGCGAAGACGAACTGATGTATCAGGGGCAGATCGGCCCCTTTGAAATCTTACAGGCACGGCAGTTGCTCGAAAGCAATATTGCCGCGTTTGCCGCCAAAATGGCGACCAAAGCGGATATCGAAAATCTGCGCCGCACGCTGGATCAGGAACAAATCGCCATCGTTGCCAACGACGAAAGTGGCGATAATGACCGGTTGTTCCATCTGCTGATTGCCGGTGCGACACAAAACCAGATGCTGCTCGATTCGGTGAAAAATATCTGGATGCACCGCGATTCCAGCCCGCTGTGGAAACAGTTACACAGCCATATCGCCACCCGCGGGTACCGCCTGAAATGGCTGGCTGATCATCAGAATATTTTGGCCGCACTGCGCCGCCGCGACGTCATGGGTTCGTATCAGGCGATGTGGCAGCACATGGAAAATGTGAAAAATACGCTGATGGAATTGTCGGATGTGGATGCGCCGGAGTTTGACGGCTATCTGTTTGAATCTGTGCCGATTTTTCAGGGAAAGATGGTCTGAACACGATGAAGATTATTAACCTGAGTGAACGGCCCGAATTTCAGGACGCGGTCACAGACTGGCTTTGGCAGGCATTTGGCAGCGAAAACAGCCGGGAGTTTTTTGCCAGCGTGGTGCGAAGCAGCCTGTCCGGCGCAGATTTGCCGCAAACCTTTATCGCACTCGAAGGCGATAAACTGGCCGGAACCGCG encodes the following:
- a CDS encoding PTS lactose/cellobiose transporter subunit IIA; its protein translation is MEFDLEQTVMELLINAGEARSNAMMAIQHARKKEWAQADAMLKASDDAARVAHKVQTQLIGLDEGVGKIPVNLIMVHSQDHLMTAMLCRDLAEEIVLLRKEMFDK
- a CDS encoding PTS sugar transporter subunit IIC; amino-acid sequence: MSLKDRFIDSLGGFANTFNSFRYIMAIKASFITLMPVIIVGAFSVLISNMVMDPKNGLAHFEMFSWLAMLKPIMSSINYATLSFLTIGAVFLIGIELGKINGSRSLFPGLLAVICFIAVTPTTVDMMVNGQMQEVKDVLAKQFSDTKSLFLGMFIAILSVEIYSRLERVNGLRIKMPESVPPNVSASFSALIPAIITVVLVATFGFVFHRVTGMYLYDAVYQVIQRPLESVMQSLPGILLLMFVAQLFWVIGIHGNQMIKPIREPLLLGAIMVNMTAFEQGHEVPNIITMPFWDVYMSIGGSGCTIGLLLAVMIATRRKEMREIAKLSLGPSFFNINEPVIFGMPIMLNPILAIPFIITPLITGTIGYFATSLGFAGRAVVMVPWTTPPIINAWLSTAGSMGAVVTQIGCIAVAVLIYLPFVKVAARRADQAQLEAMQQSQKQAATA
- a CDS encoding FCD domain-containing protein, with the translated sequence MEKGVVSQDRKQYQEIGHDLREQIKQGHFAVGSRLPPERNMAENYGVSRTIVREALLMLELEGTVDIRQGSGVYVIRIPSQEEGEDELMYQGQIGPFEILQARQLLESNIAAFAAKMATKADIENLRRTLDQEQIAIVANDESGDNDRLFHLLIAGATQNQMLLDSVKNIWMHRDSSPLWKQLHSHIATRGYRLKWLADHQNILAALRRRDVMGSYQAMWQHMENVKNTLMELSDVDAPEFDGYLFESVPIFQGKMV
- a CDS encoding glycoside hydrolase family 1 protein, whose product is MSKVSIAIPDGFILGAAASAWQTEGWSGKKDGQDSYLDLWYKNNRHVWHNGYGPAKATDFINRYQEDVALMKASGLSHYRTSVNWSRFLTDYELGIVDEEYAAYIDDLLDEMKRNGIEPMLCLEHYELPAFLMEKYDGWSSKKVVDLFVLYAEKVFERFAGKVSRWFTFNEPVVVQTRVYLDAIRWPFEQNTAKWMQWNHHKVLATARVVELFYRKGYNASGTVGVILNPEVTYARSTAAHDQRAAYLYDLFYNRVFLDPMINGEYPQELLELLEKHGVHFDYTEAELAVIRHNTVDEVGINLYYPHRVKAPSREWNKGTPFHPAYYYEHFELPGRRMNKSRGWEIYPKIIYDMAMRIKAEYGNISWFVAENGMGIENEGQFRDAVSGEIQDNYRIEFIAEHLYWTLKAREDGANCQGYMLWAFTDNVSPMNAFKNRYGLIEIDLENNRDRRQKKSSHWFKSLSESGVLSLTLDDQEK
- a CDS encoding PTS sugar transporter subunit IIB, coding for MKRIVLACSAGMSTSLVVTKMEKEAAARGMEFQIYAIPENNLRDELEAYGRDIVVVLLGPQVRFKLAENKKLTDEHGIPIAVIDMVAYGTLNGAKVLDQALSLIQ